Proteins encoded by one window of Arachis ipaensis cultivar K30076 chromosome B04, Araip1.1, whole genome shotgun sequence:
- the LOC107636164 gene encoding exopolygalacturonase, with protein sequence MAPHAELAKIGYEIEKLFGRQKSFGSSNNNNPNTSPSATHQNLCQYKFYPAYGSKVVHMHVEDITCNEAASRFIADNRTELHRKGLVGQVGVDVILWLVVACFVVEGNERARPIAGPDIYEGRNVAKDVLAPGEIINNVMSFGAKPDGKFDCTQAFMDAWRATCKSKVQARVLVPLGRFVVSAMYFAGPCTTPGPVTVQVEGTVVATTDISEYVDGEWLMFQDLSGIKLIGGGTFDGQGKDSWSQTENCETDSDSACVRAPSSIFFSRVNNGIIQNIKTLNPKGFHIFVTNCANIRLRLLKLTAPGTSPNTDGIHISHSINVKISKSNIETGDDCVSMIQGVNNVTIKRLKCGPGHGISIGSLGKYQDELEVRGIRVENCTLVGTTNGLRIKSWPEKYSGLATDISYSDITYPSLVKIANVGFINVKGTTISPIAVDLRCSKQFPCENIQLHNIDLKLLGPILPSGARCANVKPVYGGIQMPPACP encoded by the exons ATGGCACCCCATGCAGAACTTGCAAAGATTGGTTATGAAATAGAGAAACTCTTTGGAAGGCAGAAGAGTTTTggaagcagcaacaacaacaaccctAATACTTCTCCATCAGCAACTCATCAAAATCTATGCCAATACAAATTCTACCCAGCATACGGAAGCAAAGTTGTGCACATGCATGTTGAAGACATCACGTGCAATGAAGCTGCTTCAAGATTTATTGCTGATAATAGAACAGAACTTCACAGGAAAGGTTTGGTTGGCCA AGTTGGTGTTGATGTTATTTTGTGGTTGGTAGTGGCTTGTTTTGTGGTAGAAGGTAATGAAAGAGCAAGGCCAATTGCTGGGCCTGATATCTATGAGGGTCGCAATGTAGCTAAGGATGTTCTTGCTCCTGGTGAGATTATTAATAATGTCATGAGCTTTGGTGCCAAACCTGATGGAAAGTTTGATTGCACTCag GCGTTCATGGACGCATGGAGAGCAACATGCAAGTCGAAAGTGCAAGCAAGGGTTCTGGTCCCTCTAGGAAGGTTCGTGGTTTCGGCAATGTACTTCGCCGGGCCGTGCACCACTCCGGGGCCCGTCACGGTCCAAGTTGAAGGCACCGTCGTTGCAACAACCGACATCAGCGAGTATGTTGACGGCGAATGGCTCATGTTCCAAGACCTCTCCGGTATCAAACTCATTGGTGGTGGCACCTTTGATGGACAAGGAAAAGATTCATGGTCCCAAACTGAGAATTGTGAAACCGACTCCGATAGCGCCTGTGTTAGAGCTCCTAGT AGCATTTTCTTCAGCAGGGTGAACAATGGAATCATACAGAACATAAAAACCTTGAACCCCAAAGGCTTTCACATATTTGTCACAAACTGTGCCAACATTAGACTTAGGTTGCTTAAGCTCACAGCACCAGGTACCAGCCCCAATACCGATGGAATCCACATTAGCCACTCCATCAATGTCAAAATATCAAAATCCAACATTGAAACTGGTGATGATTGTGTCTCTATGATTCAAGGGGTCAACAATGTTACCATTAAGAGACTAAAGTGTGGCCCCGGACATGGTATTAG TATTGGTAGTCTTGGAAAATATCAAGATGAGCTAGAAGTGAGAGGAATTAGGGTGGAGAATTGCACATTGGTTGGCACAACCAATGGCCTAAGAATAAAGTCATGGCCAGAGAAGTATTCAGGTTTAGCAACAGATATAAGCTATAGTGAtattacttat CCATCACTTGTAAAGATAGCAAATGTTGGTTTTATAAATGTAAAAGGAACAACAATTTCACCAATTGCAGTGGATTTAAGGTGTAGTAAGCAATTCCCATGCGAAAATATTCAACTTCACAACATAGACCTCAAGCTTCTTGGACCTATCCTTCCTTCTGGCGCAAGATGTGCCAATGTTAAACCTGTCTATGGAGGCATTCAAATGCCACCAGCATGTCCATAG